The genomic DNA AAAAGGTGAATCAAAAGCTTGTATTAGACAAGGTTCTACATGTTTTGACGGAAAGAGAAAGGGAGATTATCCAATACACGTATTTGGACAATCTAAGTCAAAAAGACACCGGGGAGAAATTAGGTATTTCTCAGATGCATGTGTCAAGATTGCAAAGAAAGGCAATAAAAAAACTTCAAGATGCCATCCGCTCAGATCATAACAGTTCGGAGTGCTTATCGTGACGAAACCAATAGAAGTGATTGTTCACCAAACAACTAAGGAAGGTAAGTATGTATGTGGAGATAGCTATTACTTTGTTCTCCAAGATGAATATTTTACCTGTGTCGTCGCGGATGGTCTTGGCAGTGGAACACTTGCAAATGAGGCATCTTCAGCAGTGGTTGAGGTTGTCCAACAATATCATGAGGAAGATGTTGAGGTGTTGATGAAAAAATGCAATCAGGCTCTTTTTCAAAAAAGAGGAGCAGCGGTAGCGGTATTAAAGGTATTTTTTCAGACGAAGGAATTTCACTATAGCTGTGTAGGGAATATCCGTTTCTTTTTATATTCAGATCAAGGTGAACTAACCTATCCTCTTCCGGTCTCCGGATATCTATCTGGTAAACCGGTAAGATTTAATACAAAGAGATACTCTTATCAAGCAAACTCGAAATTTCTTATTCATTCGGACGGCATCACGCCTAACGGAATAAAATCATTACTAAGCTCCGGGTTATCGAATGAATGTATTGCGAATCAAATACGGGAGAGGTTCACTTCGAAAATGGATGATTCAACATTTATTATAGGGACATTGCATTAGAGTTACCTGTACATAATGGGGTAACTCTTTTTTGTACATATCATTCATTGTGATACACTTGAAATCTTTGATAAAATAAGAAAAAAGACATTCGTTTTGGAGGAAAAGTACATTGGATCAAACAATAGATAAGCGTAAGGAACTCTTA from Robertmurraya sp. FSL R5-0851 includes the following:
- a CDS encoding PP2C family serine/threonine-protein phosphatase — protein: MVTKPIEVIVHQTTKEGKYVCGDSYYFVLQDEYFTCVVADGLGSGTLANEASSAVVEVVQQYHEEDVEVLMKKCNQALFQKRGAAVAVLKVFFQTKEFHYSCVGNIRFFLYSDQGELTYPLPVSGYLSGKPVRFNTKRYSYQANSKFLIHSDGITPNGIKSLLSSGLSNECIANQIRERFTSKMDDSTFIIGTLH